In Monomorium pharaonis isolate MP-MQ-018 chromosome 3, ASM1337386v2, whole genome shotgun sequence, a genomic segment contains:
- the LOC105829413 gene encoding tyrosine-protein kinase Src64B isoform X3 — MGKCCSKRQESQPIAHSQRSNKIVVALYNYTARESTDVSFMKGDRMEVLDDSEPDWWRVLHLTTLQEGLIPWNFVAVERSVESEDWFFENVSRKEAGKLLLVDENPRGTFLVRPSEHNPRGYSLSVKDWEEGRGHHVKHYKIKPLDNGGFFIATNQTFSSLPALVMAYSKNALGLCHVLSKPCPKPQPDMWDLGPELRDKWEINRNEIQLISELGNGNFGKVYYGKWRNKIEVAVKTLRPGTMSTEAFLQEAAIMKQFRHRHLVALYAVCSKEEPIYIVQEYMCNGSLLDFLRKGDGKYMQFEDLIYIAAQVASGMEYLESKQLIHRDLAARNVLIGEKNKAKICDFGLARVIEDDEYCPKQGSRFPVKWTAPEAIVYGRFSIKSDVWSYGILLMELFTYGQVPYPGMHGREVIEQVDKGYRMPKPLNHPLPDSIYRLMLQCWDASPEKRPTFEFLNHYFESFNVTSEIPYLEPPTD, encoded by the exons ATGGGGAAGTGTTGCAGCAAACGGCAAGAGTCTCAACCGATCG CGCACTCACAAAGATCCAACAAGATCGTGGTGGCACTGTACAATTACACGGCGCGAGAAAGCACCGACGTTAGTTTCATGAAAGGCGACCGAATGGAGGTGCTCGACGATTCCGAGCCGGACTGGTGGAGAGTGCTGCACTTAACGACTCTGCAGGAAGGCCTGATCCCTTGGAATTTCGTGGCAGTCGAGCGGTCGGTCGAGAGCGAAGA TTGGTTCTTCGAAAATGTGTCGCGCAAGGAGGCGGGCAAGCTGCTTTTGGTCGACGAGAATCCTCGCGGTACGTTCTTGGTGAGGCCGAGCGAGCACAATCCTAGAGGTTACAGCTTGTCGGTTAAGGATTGGGAGGAAGGAAGGGGTCATCATGTGAAACACTATAAGATTAAGCCGCTCGACAATGGCGGTTTTTTCATCGCCACCAATCAAACGTTCTCCAGTTTACCGGCTCTGGTTATGGCATATAGTA aaaacgCATTGGGTCTCTGTCACGTACTTTCAAAGCCTTGCCCGAAACCACAACCGGACATGTGGGATCTTGGGCCTGAGTTGCGCGACAAATGGGAGATTAACAGGAATGAGATACAGTTGATCTCAGAATTGGGTAATGGCAATTTCGGCAAAGTTTATTATGGCAAGTGGCGAAACAAAATCGAGGTAGCGGTAAAGACGCTACGTCCAGGGACCATGTCGACCGAGGCGTTTCTGCAGGAGGCAGCAATAATGAAACAATTCCGACACAGGCATCTGGTTGCATTATACGCGGTTTGCTCGAAAGAGGAGCCCATATACATTGTGCAAGAGTACATGTGTAATGGCAGCCTGTTGGACTTTCTCCGAAAGGGAGACGGCAAGTATATGCAGTTTGAAGATCTGATTTACATTGCGGCCCAAGTAGCCTCTGGTATGGAATATCTCGAGAGCAAACAGCTCATACACAGAGATCTCGCGGCGAGGAACGTGCTGATCGGCGAGAAGAATAAAGCGAAGATCTGTGACTTCGGTCTCGCGAGGGTAATCGAGGACGACGAGTATTGTCCAAAGCAGGGCAGCAGGTTCCCCGTCAAATGGACCGCGCCAGAGGCCATCGTCTACGGCAGGTTCAGCATCAAGAGCGATGTTTGGTCTTACGGAATCCTATTGATGGAGCTCTTCACTTACGGACAAGTTCCTTATCCTG gtATGCATGGTCGTGAAGTGATCGAACAAGTGGACAAGGGCTATCGTATGCCGAAACCGTTGAACCATCCGCTGCCCGACAGTATCTACCGACTGATGTTGCAGTGCTGGGACGCTAGCCCCGAGAAGCGACCCACGTTTGAGTTCCTGAATCACTATTTCGAGTCGTTCAACGTCACTAGCGAAATACCGTATCTCGAACCGCCGACAGACTGA
- the LOC105829413 gene encoding tyrosine-protein kinase Src64B isoform X1, translated as MGKCCSKRQESQPIGYKKADTGLSSKHSNGGSLDRYTADPNQRGVQARADIIRPRPTPCKLQIPHQQPRKTNPPVKSASHSQRSNKIVVALYNYTARESTDVSFMKGDRMEVLDDSEPDWWRVLHLTTLQEGLIPWNFVAVERSVESEDWFFENVSRKEAGKLLLVDENPRGTFLVRPSEHNPRGYSLSVKDWEEGRGHHVKHYKIKPLDNGGFFIATNQTFSSLPALVMAYSKNALGLCHVLSKPCPKPQPDMWDLGPELRDKWEINRNEIQLISELGNGNFGKVYYGKWRNKIEVAVKTLRPGTMSTEAFLQEAAIMKQFRHRHLVALYAVCSKEEPIYIVQEYMCNGSLLDFLRKGDGKYMQFEDLIYIAAQVASGMEYLESKQLIHRDLAARNVLIGEKNKAKICDFGLARVIEDDEYCPKQGSRFPVKWTAPEAIVYGRFSIKSDVWSYGILLMELFTYGQVPYPGMHGREVIEQVDKGYRMPKPLNHPLPDSIYRLMLQCWDASPEKRPTFEFLNHYFESFNVTSEIPYLEPPTD; from the exons ATGGGGAAGTGTTGCAGCAAACGGCAAGAGTCTCAACCGATCG GCTATAAGAAAGCAGATACGGGACTCAGCTCAAAGCACAGCAATGGAGGTTCCTTGGACCGATACACTGCCGACCCAAATCAGAGAGGCGTGCAAGCTCGGGCGGATATTATCCGACCGAGACCGACACCCTGTAAGCTACAGATACCGCATCAGCAACCCCGTAAAACGAATCCGCCTGTTAAGTCTGCAT CGCACTCACAAAGATCCAACAAGATCGTGGTGGCACTGTACAATTACACGGCGCGAGAAAGCACCGACGTTAGTTTCATGAAAGGCGACCGAATGGAGGTGCTCGACGATTCCGAGCCGGACTGGTGGAGAGTGCTGCACTTAACGACTCTGCAGGAAGGCCTGATCCCTTGGAATTTCGTGGCAGTCGAGCGGTCGGTCGAGAGCGAAGA TTGGTTCTTCGAAAATGTGTCGCGCAAGGAGGCGGGCAAGCTGCTTTTGGTCGACGAGAATCCTCGCGGTACGTTCTTGGTGAGGCCGAGCGAGCACAATCCTAGAGGTTACAGCTTGTCGGTTAAGGATTGGGAGGAAGGAAGGGGTCATCATGTGAAACACTATAAGATTAAGCCGCTCGACAATGGCGGTTTTTTCATCGCCACCAATCAAACGTTCTCCAGTTTACCGGCTCTGGTTATGGCATATAGTA aaaacgCATTGGGTCTCTGTCACGTACTTTCAAAGCCTTGCCCGAAACCACAACCGGACATGTGGGATCTTGGGCCTGAGTTGCGCGACAAATGGGAGATTAACAGGAATGAGATACAGTTGATCTCAGAATTGGGTAATGGCAATTTCGGCAAAGTTTATTATGGCAAGTGGCGAAACAAAATCGAGGTAGCGGTAAAGACGCTACGTCCAGGGACCATGTCGACCGAGGCGTTTCTGCAGGAGGCAGCAATAATGAAACAATTCCGACACAGGCATCTGGTTGCATTATACGCGGTTTGCTCGAAAGAGGAGCCCATATACATTGTGCAAGAGTACATGTGTAATGGCAGCCTGTTGGACTTTCTCCGAAAGGGAGACGGCAAGTATATGCAGTTTGAAGATCTGATTTACATTGCGGCCCAAGTAGCCTCTGGTATGGAATATCTCGAGAGCAAACAGCTCATACACAGAGATCTCGCGGCGAGGAACGTGCTGATCGGCGAGAAGAATAAAGCGAAGATCTGTGACTTCGGTCTCGCGAGGGTAATCGAGGACGACGAGTATTGTCCAAAGCAGGGCAGCAGGTTCCCCGTCAAATGGACCGCGCCAGAGGCCATCGTCTACGGCAGGTTCAGCATCAAGAGCGATGTTTGGTCTTACGGAATCCTATTGATGGAGCTCTTCACTTACGGACAAGTTCCTTATCCTG gtATGCATGGTCGTGAAGTGATCGAACAAGTGGACAAGGGCTATCGTATGCCGAAACCGTTGAACCATCCGCTGCCCGACAGTATCTACCGACTGATGTTGCAGTGCTGGGACGCTAGCCCCGAGAAGCGACCCACGTTTGAGTTCCTGAATCACTATTTCGAGTCGTTCAACGTCACTAGCGAAATACCGTATCTCGAACCGCCGACAGACTGA
- the LOC105829413 gene encoding tyrosine-protein kinase Src64B isoform X2 has protein sequence MGKCCSKRQESQPIGYKKADTGLSSKHSNGGSLDRYTADPNQRGVQARADIIRPRPTPSHSQRSNKIVVALYNYTARESTDVSFMKGDRMEVLDDSEPDWWRVLHLTTLQEGLIPWNFVAVERSVESEDWFFENVSRKEAGKLLLVDENPRGTFLVRPSEHNPRGYSLSVKDWEEGRGHHVKHYKIKPLDNGGFFIATNQTFSSLPALVMAYSKNALGLCHVLSKPCPKPQPDMWDLGPELRDKWEINRNEIQLISELGNGNFGKVYYGKWRNKIEVAVKTLRPGTMSTEAFLQEAAIMKQFRHRHLVALYAVCSKEEPIYIVQEYMCNGSLLDFLRKGDGKYMQFEDLIYIAAQVASGMEYLESKQLIHRDLAARNVLIGEKNKAKICDFGLARVIEDDEYCPKQGSRFPVKWTAPEAIVYGRFSIKSDVWSYGILLMELFTYGQVPYPGMHGREVIEQVDKGYRMPKPLNHPLPDSIYRLMLQCWDASPEKRPTFEFLNHYFESFNVTSEIPYLEPPTD, from the exons ATGGGGAAGTGTTGCAGCAAACGGCAAGAGTCTCAACCGATCG GCTATAAGAAAGCAGATACGGGACTCAGCTCAAAGCACAGCAATGGAGGTTCCTTGGACCGATACACTGCCGACCCAAATCAGAGAGGCGTGCAAGCTCGGGCGGATATTATCCGACCGAGACCGACACCCT CGCACTCACAAAGATCCAACAAGATCGTGGTGGCACTGTACAATTACACGGCGCGAGAAAGCACCGACGTTAGTTTCATGAAAGGCGACCGAATGGAGGTGCTCGACGATTCCGAGCCGGACTGGTGGAGAGTGCTGCACTTAACGACTCTGCAGGAAGGCCTGATCCCTTGGAATTTCGTGGCAGTCGAGCGGTCGGTCGAGAGCGAAGA TTGGTTCTTCGAAAATGTGTCGCGCAAGGAGGCGGGCAAGCTGCTTTTGGTCGACGAGAATCCTCGCGGTACGTTCTTGGTGAGGCCGAGCGAGCACAATCCTAGAGGTTACAGCTTGTCGGTTAAGGATTGGGAGGAAGGAAGGGGTCATCATGTGAAACACTATAAGATTAAGCCGCTCGACAATGGCGGTTTTTTCATCGCCACCAATCAAACGTTCTCCAGTTTACCGGCTCTGGTTATGGCATATAGTA aaaacgCATTGGGTCTCTGTCACGTACTTTCAAAGCCTTGCCCGAAACCACAACCGGACATGTGGGATCTTGGGCCTGAGTTGCGCGACAAATGGGAGATTAACAGGAATGAGATACAGTTGATCTCAGAATTGGGTAATGGCAATTTCGGCAAAGTTTATTATGGCAAGTGGCGAAACAAAATCGAGGTAGCGGTAAAGACGCTACGTCCAGGGACCATGTCGACCGAGGCGTTTCTGCAGGAGGCAGCAATAATGAAACAATTCCGACACAGGCATCTGGTTGCATTATACGCGGTTTGCTCGAAAGAGGAGCCCATATACATTGTGCAAGAGTACATGTGTAATGGCAGCCTGTTGGACTTTCTCCGAAAGGGAGACGGCAAGTATATGCAGTTTGAAGATCTGATTTACATTGCGGCCCAAGTAGCCTCTGGTATGGAATATCTCGAGAGCAAACAGCTCATACACAGAGATCTCGCGGCGAGGAACGTGCTGATCGGCGAGAAGAATAAAGCGAAGATCTGTGACTTCGGTCTCGCGAGGGTAATCGAGGACGACGAGTATTGTCCAAAGCAGGGCAGCAGGTTCCCCGTCAAATGGACCGCGCCAGAGGCCATCGTCTACGGCAGGTTCAGCATCAAGAGCGATGTTTGGTCTTACGGAATCCTATTGATGGAGCTCTTCACTTACGGACAAGTTCCTTATCCTG gtATGCATGGTCGTGAAGTGATCGAACAAGTGGACAAGGGCTATCGTATGCCGAAACCGTTGAACCATCCGCTGCCCGACAGTATCTACCGACTGATGTTGCAGTGCTGGGACGCTAGCCCCGAGAAGCGACCCACGTTTGAGTTCCTGAATCACTATTTCGAGTCGTTCAACGTCACTAGCGAAATACCGTATCTCGAACCGCCGACAGACTGA
- the LOC105829414 gene encoding uncharacterized protein LOC105829414 isoform X1, with protein sequence MGDEDDVLPARLQRLEIDRRSTSCPHIAMADKSKPMSIFRIRGFNCNNHCFFRRRSVPNKPTMFPINPRGIKSTTNFKPSKNEKTVERTKRSTILRDAVLKLSGSSTSGPSDNPVDTLFNNTCKLSIPSKNSKIIDHNSVMKDFKALKISRDNRQIKDDASIQDDDCESVGSFHRARSNTMPNLKRGPGPGGGDQRTTTSGNNGQTTTADASGGLPGQQQLSSSPNTCSVQARISPPLSSDVTIGELAGYFEEFVHIPKKMSHMAEMMYT encoded by the exons ATGGGCGACGAGGACGACGTGCTGCCGGCTCGTCTACAGAGGCTCGAGATCGACCGTCGCTCGACGAGCTGTCCCCA cATTGCAATGGCAGACAAATCGAAGCCAATGAGTATTTTCAGGATACGCGGCTTTAATTGCAACAACCATTGTTTCTTTCGAAGAAGATCCGTGCCTAACAAGCCTACCATGTTCCCAATCAACCCAAGGGGTATCAAGAGTACAACGAATTTTAAGCCGTCTAAGAACGAGAAAACGGTCGAGAGGACCAAAAGGAGCACCATCCTAAGGGACGCCGTTCTAAAGTTGAGCGGATCCAGTACCAGCGGTCCTAGTGATAACCCAGTAGACACGCTATTCAATAACACGTGTAAACTCAGTATTCCCAGTAAAAATTCCAAGATAATCGATCATAACTCGGTCATGAAGGACTTCAAGGCACTGAAAATTAGTAGAGACAATAGACAGATAAAAGACGATGCTAGTATTCAGGATGATGACTGCGAGAGCGTGGGCAGTTTCCATCGTGCTCGTAGTAATACGATGCCGAATCTAAAGAGAGGTCCCGGGCCGGGTGGTGGAGACCAGCGGACGACAACGAGCGGCAACAACGGACAGACTACTACGGCGGATGCTAGCGGCGGCTTACCTGGTCAACAACAATTGTCGAGTTCACCGAATACCTGTTCGGTTCAGGCACGAATATCGCCACCTCTCTCGAGCGACGTGACGATCGGCGAACTCGCCGGCTACTTCGAGGAGTTCGTTCATATTCCAAAGAAGATGTCGCACATGGCGGAGATGATGTACACTTAA
- the LOC105829414 gene encoding uncharacterized protein LOC105829414 isoform X2 encodes MADKSKPMSIFRIRGFNCNNHCFFRRRSVPNKPTMFPINPRGIKSTTNFKPSKNEKTVERTKRSTILRDAVLKLSGSSTSGPSDNPVDTLFNNTCKLSIPSKNSKIIDHNSVMKDFKALKISRDNRQIKDDASIQDDDCESVGSFHRARSNTMPNLKRGPGPGGGDQRTTTSGNNGQTTTADASGGLPGQQQLSSSPNTCSVQARISPPLSSDVTIGELAGYFEEFVHIPKKMSHMAEMMYT; translated from the coding sequence ATGGCAGACAAATCGAAGCCAATGAGTATTTTCAGGATACGCGGCTTTAATTGCAACAACCATTGTTTCTTTCGAAGAAGATCCGTGCCTAACAAGCCTACCATGTTCCCAATCAACCCAAGGGGTATCAAGAGTACAACGAATTTTAAGCCGTCTAAGAACGAGAAAACGGTCGAGAGGACCAAAAGGAGCACCATCCTAAGGGACGCCGTTCTAAAGTTGAGCGGATCCAGTACCAGCGGTCCTAGTGATAACCCAGTAGACACGCTATTCAATAACACGTGTAAACTCAGTATTCCCAGTAAAAATTCCAAGATAATCGATCATAACTCGGTCATGAAGGACTTCAAGGCACTGAAAATTAGTAGAGACAATAGACAGATAAAAGACGATGCTAGTATTCAGGATGATGACTGCGAGAGCGTGGGCAGTTTCCATCGTGCTCGTAGTAATACGATGCCGAATCTAAAGAGAGGTCCCGGGCCGGGTGGTGGAGACCAGCGGACGACAACGAGCGGCAACAACGGACAGACTACTACGGCGGATGCTAGCGGCGGCTTACCTGGTCAACAACAATTGTCGAGTTCACCGAATACCTGTTCGGTTCAGGCACGAATATCGCCACCTCTCTCGAGCGACGTGACGATCGGCGAACTCGCCGGCTACTTCGAGGAGTTCGTTCATATTCCAAAGAAGATGTCGCACATGGCGGAGATGATGTACACTTAA